In one Juglans regia cultivar Chandler chromosome 11, Walnut 2.0, whole genome shotgun sequence genomic region, the following are encoded:
- the LOC109010957 gene encoding probable galacturonosyltransferase-like 4 codes for MALWSHSLFSLLLIGLLSLPFPLHPTTAAAAGIRLSIIRKPSPNVPIFREAPAFRNGDGCGSDKIHISMTLDSNYLRGTMAAVLSILQHSTCPENLEFHFLWARFERDIFSSIKSTFPYLNFNAYRFESNRVRGKISKSIRPALDQPLNYARIYLGDIIPAEVKRLIYLDSDLVVVDDVEKLWEVELENKVLAAPEYCHANFTKYFTDMFWSDPIMAGTFKGRRPCYFNTGVMVVDVEKWREGSYTWKMEEWMVLQKQKRIYHLGSLPPFLLVLAGDIKGVDHRWNQHGLGGDNIEGKCRSLHPGPVSLLHWSGKGKPWLRLDSRKPCIVDHLWAPYDLYRSSTHSLEEY; via the coding sequence ATGGCCTTATGGTCCCATTCTCTCTTTTCACTTCTTCTAATAGGCCTCCTGTCTCTCCCCTTCCCTCTCCATCCTACCACCGCCGCCGCTGCCGGTATCCGTCTCAGCATTATCCGAAAGCCCTCCCCCAATGTCCCTATATTTCGGGAAGCCCCCGCCTTCCGGAATGGGGACGGCTGTGGCTCTGATAAAATTCACATTTCCATGACATTGGATTCTAATTACCTCAGGGGCACCATGGCCGCCGTCCTTTCCATTTTGCAGCATTCAACATGCCCGGAAAACCTCGAATTCCACTTCCTATGGGCACGCTTTGAGCGCGACATCTTCTCCAGCATCAAGTCCACCTTCCCTTACCTCAACTTCAATGCATACCGCTTTGAGTCCAATCGGGTACGTGGAAAAATATCCAAATCAATACGCCCAGCACTAGACCAACCCTTGAACTACGCACGCATATATCTTGGGGACATTATTCCTGCTGAGGTGAAACGCCTTATATACCTAGACTCTGATCTCGTAGTTGTGGATGACGTCGAAAAGCTCTGGGAGGTGGAGTTGGAAAACAAGGTTTTGGCTGCACCAGAATATTGCCATGCAAATTTCACGAAGTACTTCACGGACATGTTTTGGTCTGACCCAATAATGGCTGGGACTTTTAAGGGTCGAAGACCTTGCTATTTTAACACGGGAGTGATGGTGGTGGATGTGGAAAAGTGGAGGGAAGGAAGTTATACTTGGAAGATGGAGGAATGGATGGTATTGCAGAAACAAAAGAGGATATACCACCTGGGATCTTTGCCGCcatttttgttagttttggCTGGGGATATTAAGGGTGTCGATCATAGGTGGAACCAGCACGGGCTTGGCGGAGACAATATTGAAGGGAAATGCAGGAGTTTGCATCCGGGGCCTGTTAGCCTACTTCATTGGAGTGGTAAAGGGAAGCCATGGCTAAGGTTGGATTCAAGGAAGCCCTGCATTGTCGATCATCTCTGGGCCCCATATGATCTCTACCGTTCATCGACTCACTCTTTGGAAGAATATTGA
- the LOC109010951 gene encoding probable galacturonosyltransferase-like 4 codes for MAFRNPSLSSLLIGLLSLLLPLQYSTTTAAVGIRLGVIRKPSPDVPIFREAPAFRNGDACGSDKIHISMTLDSNSLRGTMAAVLSILQHSTCPENLEFHFLWARFEPDVFSSIKSTFPYLNFNAYHFDSHRVRGKISKSIRQALDQPLNYARIYLGDIIPAEVKRLIYLDSDLVVVDDVAKLWDVELENKVLAAPEYCHANFTKYFTDVFWSDPTMAETFKGRRPCYFNTGVMVVDVEKWRKGSYTSKMEEWMVVQKQKRIYHLGSLPPFLLVLAGDIKGVNHRWNQHGLGGDNLEGKCRSLHPGPVSLLHWSGKGKPWLRLDSRKPCIVDHLWAPYDLYRSSTHSLEEY; via the coding sequence ATGGCCTTTAGGAATCCTTCTCTCTCTTCACTACTAATAGGCCTCCTGTCcctccttctccctctccaATACTCTACCACCACTGCCGCCGTTGGTATCCGTCTTGGTGTTATCCGAAAGCCGTCCCCCGATGTCCCTATCTTCCGGGAAGCCCCCGCCTTCCGGAATGGAGACGCCTGTGGCTCTGATAAAATCCACATTTCCATGACATTAGATTCTAACTCCCTCAGGGGTACCATGGCCGCCGTGCTTTCCATTTTGCAGCACTCAACGTGCCCGGAAAACCTCGAATTCCACTTCCTATGGGCACGCTTCGAGCCCGATGTCTTCTCCAGCATCAAGTCCACCTTCCCTTACCTCAACTTCAATGCATACCACTTCGACTCCCATCGGGTACGTGGAAAAATATCCAAATCAATACGCCAAGCACTAGACCAACCCTTGAACTACGCACGCATATATCTTGGGGACATCATCCCTGCTGAGGTGAAACGCCTTATTTATCTAGACTCCGATCTCGTAGTTGTAGATGACGTCGCAAAGCTTTGGGATGTGGAGTTGGAAAACAAGGTTTTGGCTGCACCAGAATATTGCCATGCAAATTTCACAAAGTACTTCACGGACGTGTTTTGGTCTGACCCAACAATGGCTGAGACTTTTAAGGGTCGAAGACCTTGTTATTTCAACACGGGAGTGATGGTGGTGGACgtggaaaaatggaggaaaggaAGTTATACTTCGAAGATGGAGGAATGGATGGTAGTGCAGAAACAGAAGAGGATTTACCACCTGGGATCTTTGCCGCcatttttgttagttttggCTGGGGATATTAAGGGTGTGAATCATAGGTGGAACCAGCACGGGCTTGGCGGAGACAATCTTGAAGGGAAATGCAGGAGTTTGCATCCGGGGCCTGTTAGTCTGCTTCATTGGAGTGGTAAAGGGAAGCCATGGCTAAGGTTGGATTCAAGGAAGCCATGCATTGTGGATCATCTTTGGGCCCCATATGATCTCTACCGTTCATCGACTCACTCTTTGGAAGAATATTGA
- the LOC109014645 gene encoding uncharacterized protein LOC109014645 encodes MCLPVHEGGLGLRHLDDMQKALHMRFAWNLIQGKSLWAQFFKDKYVGSKPWALIDANKCTRFWKMIAKNISLVLENSKWWLREGNLCFWYDKWRDWGPLFSDLLVVGNPLLKVKDCQLSNSWDVDFLVSLVGHDHVNDILESLVVCKGGSGVLVWIKQDNGCFSTKSVWDCIRIRGSTINGHPWMWHSLFSLKILISMWKAWHNALSVDDHLRRIGVPIVGTIVGLLPSLLSWRLWHHRCVARMEGRLELFNLVWHSIVHEIHSICQGIHKVLKCFRHDSQILQSLFMSPLVPLRRSSRLFGAGGIIRDDHGNLLHAFAFPLGVGSNNRVELLALLYGLKACKALRIGYVDVEFDSLVVVSWWKQRRCGIWYLEDFWEENFGLLDSMVCSVCHVFREGNKATDWLAKHGSLGHHMEQHVIGEVPRLLRGLIRLDKLGIPSLCCR; translated from the exons ATGTGTCTTCCAGTGCATGAAGGTGGTTTGGGTTTGCGTCACCTAGATGATATGCAAAAGGCTTTGCATATGAGGTTCGCTTGGAATTTAATCCAAGGTAAATCATTATGGGCTCAGTTTTTCAAGGATAAATATGTGGGCTCTAAACCTTGGGCTCTTATTGATGCGAATAAATGCactagattttggaaaatgattgctaaaaatatttctttggtTCTCGAAAATTCTAAGTGGTGGCTCAGGGAAGGCAACCTTTGCTTCTGGTATGATAAGTGGCGGGATTGGGGTCCCTTGTTTTCTGATCTTCTGGTGGTAGGTAATCCTTTACTTAAAGTTAAGGATTGTCAACTGTCGAATTCATGGGATGTGGATTTCTTGGTTAGTTTGGTGGGCCATGATCATGTGAATGATATTCTGGAATCTTTAGTAGTTTGCAAGGGAGGATCGGGTGTTTTGGTATGGATAAAGCAAGATAATGGttgtttctctacaaaatcaGTGTGGGATTGTATCCGTATTAGGGGTTCTACTATAAATGGGCATCCTTGGATGTGGCATAGTCTGTTCtctttgaagattttgatttctatgtggaaggcttggcatAATGCTTTGAGTGTGGATGACCATCTCCGTCGTATAGGGGTGCCGATT GTTGGTACTATTGTGGGactccttccttctcttctttcttggcGTCTTTGGCATCATAGATGTGTTGCTCGCATGGAAGGTCGTCTTGAgctttttaatttggtttgGCACTCGATTGTTCATGAGATTCACTCTATCTGTCAGGGCATTCACAAAGTTTTGAAATGCTTTAGGCATGATTCtcagattttacaatctctGTTTATGTCGCCTCTTGTTCCGTTGAGGAGATCCTCGAG GCTGTTTGGGGCGGGTGGTATTATAAGAGATGATCATGGTAATTTACTTCATGCTTTTGCCTTTCCTCTTGGGGTTGGTTCGAATAATAGAGTGGAATTATTAGCTCTGCTATATGGCCTTAAAGCTTGCAAAGCTTTGAGAATTGGCTATGTGGACGTTGAATTTGACTCACTAGTGGTGGTTTCGTGGTGGAAACAACGGCGATGTGGGatttggtatcttgaggatttttgggaggagaaTTTTGGTCTTTTGGATTCGATGGTTTGCTCTGTTTGTCATGTTTTCAGAGAAGGTAATAAAGCTACTGATTGGCTTGCTAAGCATGGTTCGCTTGGTCATCACATGGAGCAGCATGTGATTGGGGAAGTGCCGAGGTTGTTGAGAGGTCTAATCCGCTTGGACAAGCTGGGTATTCCCTCGTTATGTTGTCGCTAa
- the LOC109014644 gene encoding uncharacterized protein LOC109014644: protein MGFLINRMHHFLHQGNIFKDAATWNESTLLKRDHAWKKTWILDCVPSAFFNAFVSLVITSSVNGPVSSLVPMFRFIPVDHSSHQELNTVRQSLKAKLVEESIVPIETYSQQNVFYKPYEVGRLMPDFWRILDQAREQKVNLHNLQSLGKYILSSSFDNEEYDDILSFLGVEPVNNEWYAACIQSSNLVAGVLKDLYLEILLFFASNWSSKFECTNIKNVRLIKYVGVDRDESLCSIYECMNFSTVVSLSRDYLYVSWLSDSSREFRCAGNRFFMPTCTQEALFFSSKKVAIWNWLQVQVKVVFVNVYEYAIHIRNSLNNDRKLAVAFVRFLYHSLLKEHLSRGETDDLCDIMPLIDNYGDLTTKRQGVIVPANGSKWVELIVSNPWRGVDYIELGEENLRPGYFAGEFTSGEQLLEFLKTHVGASDIPDISPPDADIPAVAAPLTFQNVFLLLDWIRNLKYRGIRILNRFLKSIKEATISVIHAYLFTGNHFANGSVLVHIPLIDQKFYGDRINDYKDELKTIGVVFEYGEACEYIGNHLMFVVENSTLTRSQVLSVLNFIRFFKENVLPLDKFISRIKERRWLRTSCSDRSPVEFVLFDPEWRLASQISDIPFIDTDYFGEEILSLEEELKSLGVLIGFNGSFKLVGDNLKSPSRLTSLTAEAVLLILECMHHLGSPTKLVETLRGVKCFKTNIGYKSPGECFLFNSEWACMLQVFNGFPLIDHDFYGSIIFSYINQLRQIGVKVDFEEAVKVFAHSFRQQASSMTKENVLSFLSCYRQLKGTPHKFPPDLKKFLREEKWLRTRLGGV from the exons atggGCTTTCTTATTAATAGAATGCACCATTTCCTGCATCagggaaatattttcaaagatgctGCTACCTGGAATGAAAGCACCTTGCTCAAGAGAGATCATGCTTGGAAGAAGACTT GGATTCTGGACTGTGTGCCCTCCGCCTTTTTCAATGCTTTCGTCTCACTCGTTATAACTTCTTCAGTGAATGGTCCAGTATCTAGTTTGGTTCCCATGTTCAGATTCATTCCCGTCGACCACTCTTCTCATCAGGAATTAAATACCGTAAGGCAATCACTCAAAGCGAAGCTTGTTGAAGAAAGTATTGTTCCAATTGAGACTTACTCACAGCAGAATGTCTTTTATAAACCTTACGAAGTAGGTAGGCTTATGCCTGATTTCTGGAGAATCTTGGACCAGGCAAGGGAGCAAAAGGTGAACTTGCATAATCTCCAATCCCTTGGAAAGTACATTCTGAGTTCTTCATTTGATAATGAGGAGTATGATGACATATTGAGTTTCTTGGGAGTGGAGCCAGTCAACAATGAATGGTATGCAGCGTGCATCCAGAGTAGTAATCTTGTTGCGGGAGTGTTAAAGGACTTGTATTTGgagattttactattttttgctAGTAATTGGAGCTCCAAATTTGAGTGCACCAATATCAAGAACGTTCGACTTATAAAATATGTGGGCGTGGATAGGGATGAGTCTTTGTGCAGCatatatgaatgcatgaactTTTCTACTGTGGTATCTCTGTCACGTGACTATCTTTACGTGTCATGGCTGAGTGATTCGAGCAGGGAATTCAGATGTGCTGGTAACCGATTTTTCATGCCGACATGCACACAAGAAGCTTTGTTCTTCTCCTCTAAGAAGGTGGCGATTTGGAATTGGCTTCAAGTGCAAGTAAAGGTGGTTTTTGTGAATGTCTATGAATATGCAATTCATATTAGGAATTCCCTCAATAATGATCGAAAGCTTGCTGTTGCATTTGTTCGCTTCTTATACCACTCCCTGTTGAAAGAGCATTTGTCAAGAGGGGAAACTGATGATTTATGTGATATTATGCCACTCATAGACAACTATGGGGACCTAACCACCAAGAGGCAAGGGGTTATTGTCCCTGCTAACGGAAGCAAATGGGTGGAATTGATTGTTTCGAATCCATGGAGAGGTGTAGACTACATTGAGTTGGGAGAAGAAAACTTGCGTCCAGGTTATTTTGCAGGTGAGTTTACCTCAGGAGAGCAGCTCCTAGAGTTCCTTAAAACTCATGTTGGAGCTTCTGATATCCCTGATATATCTCCTCCCGATGCTGACATTCCTGCAGTTGCTGCCCCACTCACCTTTCAAAACGTATTCTTGCTTTTAGATTGGATTCGAAACTTGAAATATAGGGGAATTAGAATTCTAAACAGGTTCCTAAAAAGCATAAAGGAAG CCACCATCTCTGTCATTCATGCTTACCTCTTCACTGGGAACCATTTTGCAAACGGATCGGTGCTTGTTCATATACCGTTGATTGATCAAAAGTTTTATGGCGATAGAATAAATGACTATAAGGACGAACTAAAGACAATTGGAGTCGTGTTTGAGTATGGAGAAGCATGTGAATATATTGGGAACCATCTTATGTTTGTTGTAGAAAACTCCACTTTAACTAGAAGCCAGGTGCTATCTGTTCTAAATTTCATCagattttttaaggaaaatgttcTTCCTTTGGATAAATTCATCAGTAGGATCAAAGAAAGAAGATGGCTGAGGACATCTTGCAGTGATAGGTCTCCAgttgaatttgttttgtttgatccTGAATGGAGACTTGCTTCTCAAATCAGTGACATCCCCTTCATCGATACAGATTACTTTGGGGAGGAAATACTTTCTTTAGAAGAGGAACTCAAGTCCCTGGGTGTGTTGATTGGTTTCAATGGAAGTTTCAAGCTCGTTGGAGACAACTTAAAATCACCTTCACGCTTGACTTCTTTGACAGCTGAGGCTGTTCTTTTAATCCTGGAATGTATGCATCATTTAGGATCACCCACCAAACTCGTTGAGACACTGAGAGGTGTGAAATGCTTCAAGACAAATATTGGTTATAAGTCTCCAGGAGAATGTTTCCTGTTTAACTCTGAATGGGCTTGCATGCTACAGGTTTTCAATGGATTCCCACTGATTGATCATGACTTCTATGGAAGCATCATATTTTCCTATATAAATCAGTTGAGGCAAATAGGAGTGAAGGTGGATTTTGAGGAGGCAGTCAAAGTATTTGCTCACAGTTTCAGACAGCAAGCATCTTCCATGacaaaggaaaatgttttgtcCTTTTTGTCATGTTATAGACAGCTGAAGGGTACTCCACATAAGTTTCCTCCAGATCTCAAGAAATTCCTCCGTGAGGAGAAGTGGTTGCGGACTAGACTTGGTGGTGTATGA